Proteins from one Oscillatoria nigro-viridis PCC 7112 genomic window:
- a CDS encoding RNA-guided endonuclease InsQ/TnpB family protein — translation MLILIHRYRIYPDFALEQQLIDWMEICRGAFNYALREIKDWCDSRKCPIDRCSLEKEYIISPELKFPGEIQQLNQLPKAKKEFPKLSQVPSQVRPHAIKQLHRGWEYFQKRGFGFPRFKKYGQFKSLLFPQFQENPVTNLHIKLPKMGAIPINLHRPIPTGFVVKQVRILRKADKWYASISLQCDVNVPDPTPYGHPIGVDIGLEKFLATSDGVLVKPPKFFKSLQGRLKVLQRRLKRKSKRSKNYEKQRLKVARLHHQIDNTRKDFHFKQAHALCDVGDMVFMEDLDYRISAKGMFGKHMLDAAFGQFRTIVKYVCWKRGKFFAEVDARGTSQECPECGGEVKKDLSIRVHNCPHCGYTTDRDVAAGQNIRNRGISLISTVGQTGIESACAADLPGTEGTESRQVAKSHKRTTRKPKK, via the coding sequence ATGCTGATACTTATACACCGCTACCGAATTTATCCAGACTTCGCTCTTGAGCAACAACTCATTGACTGGATGGAAATCTGTCGAGGCGCATTTAACTACGCATTGAGAGAGATAAAAGATTGGTGTGACAGTCGTAAGTGTCCGATTGACAGATGCTCTCTGGAGAAAGAGTACATCATTTCTCCAGAGCTGAAGTTTCCAGGCGAAATTCAACAGCTTAACCAGTTGCCAAAAGCTAAGAAAGAATTTCCCAAGTTGAGTCAGGTTCCTTCTCAAGTTCGACCGCATGCTATTAAGCAGTTGCATAGAGGATGGGAATATTTTCAGAAGAGAGGGTTCGGCTTCCCCAGATTCAAGAAGTATGGGCAGTTTAAGTCGTTGCTGTTTCCTCAGTTTCAAGAGAATCCGGTGACGAATTTGCACATTAAACTGCCCAAGATGGGGGCGATTCCCATCAACTTGCATCGACCTATCCCGACAGGGTTTGTGGTCAAACAAGTGCGAATCTTGAGGAAAGCCGATAAATGGTACGCATCTATTTCGCTGCAATGTGATGTCAACGTTCCCGACCCAACACCCTACGGTCATCCCATTGGAGTTGATATTGGGTTGGAGAAATTTTTGGCAACAAGTGACGGTGTTCTTGTAAAACCGCCAAAGTTCTTTAAAAGTCTGCAAGGTAGGCTGAAAGTGCTGCAACGCAGACTGAAGAGAAAAAGTAAGCGGTCTAAAAACTACGAAAAACAACGCCTTAAAGTTGCCCGGCTTCACCATCAAATTGACAACACGAGGAAAGACTTCCACTTCAAGCAAGCCCATGCCCTTTGTGATGTTGGTGATATGGTTTTCATGGAAGACTTGGATTACCGCATCAGTGCCAAAGGGATGTTTGGGAAGCATATGCTTGACGCTGCTTTTGGACAATTCAGAACCATCGTTAAGTATGTGTGCTGGAAGCGTGGGAAATTCTTTGCCGAAGTTGATGCTAGGGGGACTTCTCAAGAGTGTCCTGAGTGTGGTGGTGAAGTTAAAAAAGACCTGAGTATTAGAGTCCATAACTGTCCTCATTGTGGATACACAACGGATAGGGATGTAGCAGCAGGTCAGAATATCAGAAACCGAGGAATATCCCTCATTAGTACCGTTGGACAGACGGGAATCGAAAGCGCCTGTGCAGCCGATCTACCGGGGACTGAGGGAACTGAGTCTAGGCAAGTGGCGAAATCTCACAAGAGAACAACCAGGAAACCTAAGAAGTGA